One Methylobacterium sp. 77 DNA window includes the following coding sequences:
- a CDS encoding integration host factor subunit alpha codes for MAGKTVTRADLSEAVYQQVGLSRTESAALVETVLSEICTCLASGETVKLSSFGSFVVRGKGRRVGRNPKTGVEVAIEPRQVMVFKPSNVLKSRINGVNGVAEQDDD; via the coding sequence ATGGCAGGGAAGACGGTGACGCGCGCCGATCTGAGCGAGGCCGTGTATCAGCAGGTCGGGTTGTCGCGGACCGAATCCGCGGCGCTGGTCGAGACCGTGTTGTCGGAAATCTGCACCTGCCTCGCCTCGGGTGAAACGGTGAAGCTCTCGTCGTTCGGGTCCTTCGTCGTGCGCGGCAAGGGCCGTCGCGTCGGTCGCAACCCCAAGACCGGTGTCGAAGTGGCCATCGAGCCGCGTCAGGTCATGGTGTTCAAGCCGTCGAACGTGCTCAAGTCCCGGATCAACGGCGTGAACGGCGTCGCGGAACAAGACGACGATTGA
- a CDS encoding YeaH/YhbH family protein: MHIVDRRLNPGGKSLPNRQRFLRRVKDMAQRAVRESAREKDIKDLGKDGRVTVPGDGVREPRFSRQSGTGLHDYILPGNKTYVEGDRIERPPGGGGGKGSGEGGEGSENSEDAFHFVLTRDEFLELFLEDLELPDLAKRRLSIVETEGLRRAGYTVSGSPANLALTRTLRNSMSRRIALKRPKPDEIADLEARIARSDEADPLLPDMMLALEALRERTRRIPYVDPIDLRYRRFEPYPRPIAQAVMFCLMDVSGSMTEHMKDLAKRFYILLHIFLTRRYRHVEIVFIRHTDKATEVDEETFFGSRETGGTLVSSALVEMKRVITERYSPDDWNIYAAQASDGDNVSSDGPTSTELLRAHILPACQHFAYLEVGDENGPRAGFVEHRTTLWRTYEGLAKSGGAIAMRKVNHRRDIYPVFRELFGRKDARAEAEA, translated from the coding sequence ATGCACATCGTCGACCGTCGGTTGAATCCAGGAGGCAAGAGCCTTCCGAACCGCCAGCGCTTCCTGCGCCGCGTGAAGGACATGGCTCAGCGCGCGGTGCGAGAATCCGCCCGCGAGAAAGATATCAAGGATCTCGGCAAGGATGGCCGCGTCACCGTCCCCGGCGACGGCGTCCGCGAGCCGCGCTTCAGCCGCCAATCCGGCACCGGCCTTCACGATTACATCCTGCCCGGCAACAAGACCTATGTGGAGGGCGACCGCATCGAGCGTCCACCGGGCGGCGGAGGCGGCAAAGGCTCGGGGGAGGGCGGAGAAGGCTCGGAGAACAGCGAGGACGCGTTCCACTTCGTGCTGACGCGCGACGAGTTCCTCGAACTCTTCCTCGAAGACCTCGAATTGCCCGACCTCGCCAAGCGCCGCCTCTCGATCGTCGAGACGGAAGGCCTGCGCCGCGCCGGCTACACCGTCTCCGGCTCGCCCGCCAACCTCGCGCTGACGCGCACCCTGCGCAATTCGATGTCGCGCCGCATCGCCCTGAAGCGGCCGAAGCCCGACGAGATCGCCGACCTCGAAGCCCGCATCGCCAGGTCGGACGAGGCCGATCCGCTGCTCCCGGACATGATGCTCGCCCTGGAGGCCCTGCGCGAGCGCACCCGGCGCATTCCCTATGTCGATCCGATCGACCTGCGCTACCGGCGCTTCGAGCCCTATCCGCGCCCCATCGCGCAGGCGGTGATGTTCTGCCTCATGGACGTCTCGGGTTCGATGACCGAGCACATGAAGGACCTCGCCAAGCGCTTCTACATCCTGCTGCACATCTTCCTGACCCGGCGCTACCGCCACGTGGAGATCGTCTTCATCCGCCACACCGACAAGGCGACGGAGGTGGACGAGGAAACCTTCTTCGGCTCCCGCGAGACCGGCGGGACGCTGGTCTCCTCGGCCCTCGTGGAGATGAAGCGCGTCATCACCGAGCGCTACAGCCCGGACGACTGGAACATCTACGCCGCGCAGGCCTCGGACGGGGACAACGTCTCGAGCGACGGCCCGACCTCGACCGAGCTTCTGCGGGCTCACATCCTGCCCGCCTGCCAGCACTTCGCCTATCTCGAAGTCGGCGACGAGAACGGCCCGCGCGCCGGCTTCGTCGAGCACCGCACCACCCTGTGGCGCACCTATGAAGGCCTCGCCAAATCGGGCGGCGCCATCGCCATGCGCAAGGTCAATCATCGGCGCGACATCTATCCGGTGTTCCGCGAATTGTTCGGCCGCAAGGACGCCAGGGCGGAAGCCGAAGCGTAG
- a CDS encoding outer membrane protein assembly factor BamE, which translates to MSRRFVSSISRLAVIGLVGVGISGCIGEDLRHGYQIDQAALATVKPGMSAEQVLQILGTPSTVSTVGNKTWYYITQNSRRTVLFLGERVEDQKVTTIYFNGGFKVERVALYGLQDGKVFDFIERTTPTSGADRAFLGQLFRGLTKYEPFGSGSGTSVVPGARNGL; encoded by the coding sequence ATGTCGCGCCGTTTCGTCTCGTCGATCAGCCGTCTTGCCGTCATCGGCCTCGTCGGCGTGGGAATCTCCGGCTGTATCGGTGAGGACCTCCGCCACGGATACCAGATCGACCAGGCCGCACTCGCCACGGTGAAGCCGGGCATGAGTGCCGAGCAGGTCCTTCAGATCCTCGGCACGCCCTCCACCGTGTCCACGGTCGGCAACAAGACCTGGTATTACATCACCCAGAATTCGCGCCGCACGGTGCTGTTCCTCGGTGAGCGGGTGGAAGACCAGAAGGTCACCACGATCTATTTCAACGGCGGTTTCAAGGTCGAGCGCGTGGCTCTCTACGGGCTGCAGGACGGCAAGGTGTTCGACTTCATCGAGCGCACGACGCCGACCAGCGGCGCCGACCGCGCCTTCCTCGGCCAGCTCTTCCGCGGCCTGACCAAGTACGAGCCCTTCGGCAGCGGCTCCGGCACCAGCGTCGTGCCGGGAGCCCGGAACGGCCTGTAA
- a CDS encoding ubiquinol-cytochrome C chaperone family protein, which translates to MIGRFFRRSSARASIVEALHLRINEASRAPGLYTHLNVPDTVEGRFECLSLHVILVLRRMNQLPPPAADIAQDLINAVFLQLDASLRELGVGDFGVPKRMKKLGAAFYGRAAGYDGALDARDEDGLKAALARNVIGTETPETGAGLARYVLASVEMLNACDLDTLVSRGPGFPSPLNDIRSEGI; encoded by the coding sequence ATGATCGGGCGTTTCTTTCGGCGCAGCTCCGCCCGCGCCAGCATCGTCGAGGCTTTGCACCTGCGGATCAACGAGGCTTCGCGGGCGCCCGGCCTCTATACGCATCTCAACGTCCCCGACACCGTCGAGGGCCGTTTCGAGTGTTTGAGCCTGCACGTGATCCTGGTCCTGCGCCGGATGAACCAGCTTCCGCCGCCGGCGGCGGACATCGCCCAGGATCTGATCAATGCGGTCTTCCTCCAGCTCGATGCCTCGCTTCGCGAACTCGGCGTCGGCGATTTCGGCGTGCCCAAACGCATGAAGAAATTGGGAGCGGCCTTCTATGGGCGGGCTGCCGGCTATGACGGAGCCCTCGATGCGAGGGACGAGGATGGCTTGAAGGCGGCCCTGGCGCGCAACGTCATCGGGACGGAAACGCCGGAGACGGGCGCCGGCCTCGCGCGCTACGTCCTCGCGAGCGTCGAGATGCTCAACGCCTGCGACCTCGACACCCTCGTCTCGCGCGGGCCGGGCTTTCCCTCCCCCCTGAATGACATTCGATCGGAAGGCATCTGA
- the hisA gene encoding 1-(5-phosphoribosyl)-5-[(5-phosphoribosylamino)methylideneamino]imidazole-4-carboxamide isomerase → MILFPAIDLKEGRCVRLVQGDMAQAIVFSDDPAAQAGVFEEQGFSWLHVVDLDGAFAGAPMNASAVDAILDRTNLPVQLGGGIREMRTVEGWIEKGVSRVIIGTAAVRDPAFVREAARLFPGKIAVGIDAKDGRVAVEGWAKTSSTTAEELGRRFEDAGVAAIIYTDIARDGILKGLNIEMTLGLAEAVTIPVIASGGLASIEDVHRLLEPDCAMLAGAITGRALYDGRIDPREALAAIARKAAA, encoded by the coding sequence GTGATCCTGTTTCCGGCGATCGATCTGAAGGAAGGGCGTTGCGTTCGCCTCGTCCAGGGCGACATGGCCCAGGCCATCGTGTTCAGCGACGACCCGGCCGCTCAGGCCGGCGTCTTCGAGGAGCAGGGCTTCTCCTGGCTTCACGTGGTCGATCTCGACGGTGCCTTCGCCGGCGCGCCGATGAACGCCTCCGCCGTCGACGCCATCCTCGATCGCACCAACCTTCCGGTTCAGCTCGGTGGCGGCATCCGCGAGATGCGGACGGTCGAGGGCTGGATCGAGAAGGGCGTCAGCCGGGTCATCATCGGCACGGCCGCCGTGCGCGACCCCGCTTTCGTGCGCGAAGCAGCGCGGCTATTCCCCGGCAAGATCGCCGTCGGGATCGATGCCAAGGACGGCCGGGTGGCGGTGGAAGGCTGGGCGAAGACGTCGAGCACGACGGCCGAGGAACTCGGGCGCCGGTTCGAGGATGCCGGCGTCGCGGCGATCATCTACACCGACATCGCCCGCGACGGCATTCTCAAGGGCCTCAACATCGAGATGACCCTCGGCCTCGCCGAGGCTGTCACCATCCCGGTGATCGCCTCGGGCGGTCTGGCCTCGATCGAGGACGTTCATCGCCTGCTCGAGCCCGATTGCGCGATGCTGGCCGGCGCCATTACCGGCCGCGCGCTCTATGACGGACGCATCGACCCGCGCGAGGCGCTCGCCGCCATCGCCCGCAAGGCGGCAGCCTAG
- a CDS encoding DUF177 domain-containing protein, with translation MTAKSTAGPLSRPFRVDRLPRDRAGIVIDATPEEETALAADFRIPAIRDLVGRLQWSGTPARLVITGTVTAVVTQVCTISLEPFEAEVSEPVEIVFSDREPKKDVVDEEADTPDSIVNGTIDLGQVTAEFLALGLDPYPRKPGIDFEPVTQEQESPLAILKTLKRDGD, from the coding sequence ATGACGGCAAAGTCGACGGCCGGGCCCTTGTCGCGGCCATTCCGGGTCGACCGGCTGCCCAGGGACAGGGCGGGAATCGTCATCGACGCAACGCCGGAGGAAGAGACGGCGCTCGCGGCGGACTTCCGCATCCCCGCCATCCGCGACCTCGTCGGCAGGCTGCAATGGAGCGGAACGCCCGCGCGGCTCGTCATCACCGGAACGGTCACGGCCGTCGTCACCCAGGTCTGCACGATCAGCCTCGAGCCGTTCGAGGCGGAGGTGTCCGAGCCCGTCGAGATCGTATTCAGCGATCGCGAACCGAAGAAGGACGTCGTCGACGAGGAAGCCGATACCCCGGATTCGATCGTCAACGGCACGATCGATCTCGGACAGGTTACCGCGGAATTCCTGGCGCTCGGCCTGGACCCCTATCCGCGCAAGCCCGGCATCGACTTCGAGCCGGTCACGCAAGAGCAGGAATCTCCGCTCGCCATCCTCAAGACCCTGAAGCGCGACGGCGACTGA
- a CDS encoding SpoVR family protein: MVGSIIRPNPQVVSGGQQPLFTGNDWDFETVRRIHDACEKIAGEELGLSWYPNQIEIITAEQMLDAYASIGMPLFYKHWSFGKHFAQHEASYRRGMMGLAYEIVINSDPCISYIMEENTATMQTLVIAHAAFGHNHFFKNNYLFKQWTDAEGILDYLDFAKGFISRCEERYGHHAVEQVLDAAHALMSQGVHRYPRKKRPDLASEQRRERERAEHGEQIYNDLWRTLPQKSAGARPDVALERRKALLELPQENLLYFLEKAAPRLRPWQREILRIVRLVAQYFYPQRQTKVMNEGCATYCHYRIMNSLSEKGLIGEAAYLEFLTSHTNVIRQPNYNERGYGGHNPYAIGFAMMQDIARIVEQPTEEDRQWFPEIAGTGDAMATLRDIWANYRDESFIAQFLSPKLMRDMRLFHVVDDPDESEMRVEAIHDERGYRKMRRSFARQYDVAWLDPDIEVVDVDLEGDRRLIVHHKALNRITLQADDARKVLQHLADLWGYDAVLKEIDPATGATLAEHNATARPIFF, encoded by the coding sequence ATGGTCGGCAGCATCATCCGCCCGAATCCGCAGGTCGTGTCCGGCGGCCAGCAGCCGCTCTTCACCGGCAACGACTGGGATTTCGAAACGGTCCGCCGCATCCACGATGCCTGCGAGAAGATCGCCGGCGAGGAACTGGGCCTGTCCTGGTACCCGAACCAGATCGAGATCATCACCGCGGAGCAGATGCTCGACGCCTATGCCTCGATCGGCATGCCGCTCTTCTACAAGCACTGGTCGTTCGGCAAGCACTTCGCCCAGCACGAGGCCAGCTATCGCCGCGGCATGATGGGGCTCGCCTACGAGATCGTCATCAATTCCGATCCGTGCATCTCCTACATCATGGAGGAGAACACGGCGACGATGCAGACTCTGGTGATCGCGCACGCCGCCTTCGGTCACAACCACTTCTTCAAGAACAACTACCTGTTCAAGCAATGGACCGATGCCGAGGGCATCCTCGATTACCTCGATTTCGCCAAGGGCTTCATCTCCCGCTGCGAGGAGCGCTACGGCCATCATGCGGTCGAGCAGGTGCTCGATGCCGCGCATGCGCTGATGAGCCAGGGCGTCCATCGCTATCCGCGCAAGAAGCGGCCCGACCTCGCCTCGGAGCAGCGCCGCGAGCGCGAGCGGGCCGAGCACGGCGAACAGATCTACAACGACCTCTGGCGCACCCTGCCGCAGAAATCCGCCGGCGCGCGGCCCGACGTCGCCCTTGAGCGCCGGAAGGCGCTGCTGGAACTGCCGCAGGAGAACCTGCTCTATTTCCTCGAGAAGGCGGCGCCGCGGCTGCGGCCGTGGCAGCGCGAGATCCTGCGGATCGTCCGCCTCGTGGCGCAGTATTTCTATCCCCAGCGTCAGACCAAGGTGATGAACGAGGGCTGCGCCACCTATTGCCACTACCGGATCATGAACTCGCTCTCCGAGAAGGGCCTGATCGGCGAAGCCGCCTATCTCGAATTCCTGACCTCGCACACCAACGTCATTCGCCAGCCGAACTACAACGAGCGCGGCTATGGCGGGCACAATCCCTATGCCATCGGCTTTGCCATGATGCAGGACATCGCCCGCATCGTGGAACAGCCGACGGAGGAGGATCGGCAATGGTTCCCCGAGATCGCCGGCACCGGCGACGCGATGGCGACCCTGCGTGACATCTGGGCGAATTACCGCGACGAGAGCTTCATCGCGCAGTTCCTGTCGCCCAAGCTCATGCGCGACATGCGCCTGTTCCACGTGGTCGACGATCCCGACGAGTCGGAAATGCGCGTGGAGGCGATCCACGACGAGCGCGGCTACCGCAAGATGCGCCGGTCCTTCGCCCGCCAATACGACGTCGCCTGGCTCGATCCCGATATCGAGGTGGTCGACGTGGACCTCGAAGGCGATCGCCGCCTCATCGTCCATCACAAGGCGCTGAACCGCATCACGCTCCAGGCCGACGATGCCCGCAAGGTGTTGCAGCATCTCGCCGATCTCTGGGGCTACGATGCGGTGCTGAAGGAGATCGACCC
- a CDS encoding MerR family transcriptional regulator, with the protein MESRDTGEKRPGAFRTISEVADEIDVPQHVLRFWETKFVQIRPVKRAGGRRYYRPEDVDLIKGIRRLLHDQGYTIRGAQRVLKENGIRFVQSVGRGEAEVAAPTSRDLEAGEAESDDEAAPVFAGDERRDADRQVLLAVLDDLHACRDALNLLRDPPDVA; encoded by the coding sequence ATGGAAAGTCGCGACACTGGCGAGAAGCGACCCGGCGCCTTCCGGACGATCAGCGAAGTGGCCGACGAGATCGACGTGCCGCAGCACGTCCTTCGCTTCTGGGAGACCAAGTTCGTCCAGATCAGGCCCGTGAAACGCGCGGGTGGGCGACGCTATTACCGCCCCGAGGATGTCGACCTGATCAAGGGCATCCGGCGCCTGCTCCACGACCAGGGCTACACCATCCGGGGCGCGCAGCGCGTCCTCAAGGAGAACGGCATCCGATTCGTCCAGTCGGTGGGACGCGGCGAGGCCGAGGTGGCGGCGCCGACCTCGCGGGATCTCGAGGCCGGGGAGGCGGAATCCGACGACGAGGCCGCGCCCGTCTTTGCCGGCGATGAGCGTCGAGACGCGGACCGGCAGGTGCTGCTGGCCGTCCTGGACGATCTCCATGCCTGCCGCGATGCCCTGAACCTGCTGCGTGATCCGCCGGACGTGGCTTAA
- a CDS encoding PrkA family serine protein kinase, which translates to MPMPSTNDLFQSFARGYEARRDTEMSLSEFLEACRDEPLMYATAAERILDAIGKPEFVDTARDARLGRVFMNRTIRVYPAFSEFYGMEETIERIVSFFRHAAQGLEERKQILYLLGPVGGGKSSLAERLKALMEVHPIYVLKAGNEVSPVFESPLGLFDPEVMGAEIQERYGIPRRRLTGLMSPWALKRLDEFNGDISQFKVIKVRPSRLRQIGIAKTEPGDENNQDISSLVGKVDIRRLETLSQADPDAYSYSGGLNRANQGVLEFVEMFKAPIKMLHPLLTATQEGNYVGTENIGAIPFTGIILAHSNESEWQTFKTNKNNEAFIDRIYVIKVPYCLRVTEEQRIYEKLVSGSELAEAACAPGTLEMLARFSVLSRLREHANSNAFSKMRVYDGESLREVDPRARSMQEYKDSAGVDEGMDGISTRFAFKVMAATFNHDTTEVSADPVHLMYVLEQALRREQLPPETEKRYLEFIKTELAPRYAEFIGHEIQKAYLESYHDYGQNLFDRYIDYADAWIEDQDFKDSETGQLLNRELLNQELTKIEKPAGIANPKDFRNEVVKFALRSRAQHGGRNPSWTSYEKLREVIERRMFSQVEELLPVISFGSKKDGDTEKKHGEFVDRMVARGYTERQVRRLVEWYMRVKQAG; encoded by the coding sequence ATGCCAATGCCATCGACGAACGACCTGTTTCAGAGCTTTGCCCGTGGTTACGAGGCGCGCCGCGACACGGAGATGAGCCTCTCCGAATTCCTTGAGGCCTGCCGCGACGAACCCCTGATGTACGCCACCGCGGCCGAGCGCATCCTCGATGCGATCGGCAAGCCGGAATTCGTCGACACCGCCAGGGACGCTCGTCTCGGCCGGGTGTTCATGAACCGGACGATCCGGGTCTACCCCGCCTTCTCCGAATTCTACGGCATGGAGGAGACGATCGAGCGGATCGTCTCGTTCTTCCGGCACGCGGCGCAGGGGTTGGAGGAGCGCAAGCAGATCCTCTACCTTCTCGGCCCCGTCGGCGGCGGCAAGTCCTCCCTGGCCGAGCGCCTCAAGGCGCTGATGGAAGTGCATCCGATCTACGTGCTGAAGGCCGGCAACGAGGTGTCTCCGGTCTTCGAGAGCCCCCTCGGATTGTTCGACCCGGAGGTGATGGGCGCGGAGATCCAGGAGCGCTACGGCATCCCCCGCCGCCGTCTCACCGGCCTGATGAGCCCCTGGGCCCTGAAGCGCCTCGACGAGTTCAACGGCGACATCTCGCAGTTCAAGGTCATCAAGGTTCGTCCCTCGCGCCTGCGCCAGATCGGCATCGCCAAGACCGAGCCGGGCGACGAGAACAACCAGGACATCTCCAGCCTCGTCGGCAAGGTCGATATCCGCAGGCTCGAGACATTGTCCCAGGCCGACCCCGATGCCTATTCCTATTCGGGCGGCCTCAACCGGGCGAACCAGGGCGTTCTCGAATTCGTCGAGATGTTCAAGGCGCCGATCAAGATGCTGCATCCCCTGCTCACCGCGACGCAGGAGGGCAATTACGTCGGCACAGAGAATATCGGCGCGATTCCCTTCACCGGGATCATTCTCGCCCACTCGAACGAATCCGAGTGGCAGACCTTCAAGACCAACAAGAACAACGAAGCCTTCATCGACCGTATCTACGTGATCAAGGTGCCGTACTGCCTGCGGGTCACCGAAGAGCAGCGGATCTACGAGAAGCTCGTCTCCGGCTCCGAACTAGCCGAGGCCGCCTGCGCGCCCGGCACGTTGGAGATGCTGGCCCGCTTCTCGGTGCTCTCGCGCCTGCGCGAGCATGCCAATTCCAACGCCTTCTCGAAGATGCGGGTGTATGACGGCGAGTCCTTGCGCGAGGTCGACCCCCGCGCCCGCTCGATGCAGGAATACAAGGATTCCGCCGGCGTCGACGAAGGCATGGACGGCATCTCGACCCGTTTCGCCTTCAAGGTCATGGCGGCGACGTTCAACCACGACACCACGGAAGTCTCTGCCGATCCCGTGCATCTCATGTACGTGCTGGAACAGGCCCTGCGCCGGGAGCAGCTGCCGCCGGAGACCGAGAAGCGCTACCTCGAATTCATCAAGACCGAACTCGCGCCGCGCTACGCCGAATTCATCGGGCACGAGATCCAGAAGGCCTATCTCGAATCCTACCACGATTACGGCCAGAACCTGTTCGACCGTTACATCGACTATGCCGATGCCTGGATCGAGGACCAGGACTTTAAGGATTCCGAGACCGGACAGCTCCTCAACCGCGAGCTCCTCAACCAGGAACTCACCAAGATCGAGAAGCCGGCCGGCATCGCCAATCCGAAGGATTTCCGCAACGAAGTGGTGAAGTTCGCCCTGCGTTCGCGGGCCCAGCACGGCGGCCGCAACCCCTCATGGACGTCCTACGAGAAGCTGCGCGAGGTGATCGAGCGGCGGATGTTCAGCCAGGTGGAGGAACTGCTGCCCGTCATCTCGTTTGGTTCGAAGAAGGATGGCGACACGGAGAAGAAGCACGGCGAGTTCGTCGATCGCATGGTGGCGCGCGGCTACACCGAGCGGCAGGTCCGCCGCCTGGTCGAGTGGTACATGAGGGTGAAGCAGGCGGGCTAG
- the plsX gene encoding phosphate acyltransferase PlsX, which produces MSQRVCISLDAMGGDHGPSTVVPGAAIARERHPEMTFLMFGDEAILTPLVAAEPRLKGAVEIRHTTVAISMDEKPSQAVRSGRGKSSMWRAIQAVKDGEADAAVSAGNTGALMAMSKICLKTLAGIERPAIACLWPTVRGESVVLDVGATIGTDAEHLVEMALMGAAMARIVFDLDKPTVGLLNVGTEEMKGNEAVKEAARRLRETELPNLTYHGFVEGNDLGKGTVDVVVTEGFTGNIALKTAEGTAKQIGSYLRAAMSRTLSAKIGYFFARQAFKALRDKMNPSRANGGVFLGLEGIVIKSHGSEDAHGFAAAVDLAHDMARHDLMRTIRDMLELTPMAASA; this is translated from the coding sequence ATGTCCCAAAGAGTGTGCATCTCGCTCGACGCCATGGGCGGCGATCACGGTCCCTCGACCGTGGTGCCCGGCGCCGCCATCGCACGCGAGCGCCATCCCGAAATGACGTTCCTCATGTTCGGGGACGAGGCGATCCTCACGCCCCTGGTCGCGGCCGAGCCGCGCCTGAAGGGCGCCGTCGAGATCCGTCACACGACCGTGGCGATCTCCATGGACGAGAAGCCGAGCCAGGCCGTCCGCTCGGGCCGTGGCAAATCCTCGATGTGGCGGGCGATCCAGGCGGTGAAGGACGGCGAGGCCGATGCGGCCGTCTCGGCCGGCAATACCGGCGCGCTCATGGCGATGTCGAAGATCTGTCTGAAGACGCTGGCCGGCATCGAGCGCCCGGCCATCGCGTGCCTGTGGCCGACCGTGCGCGGCGAGAGCGTCGTGCTCGATGTCGGTGCCACGATCGGCACCGATGCGGAGCATCTCGTCGAGATGGCCCTGATGGGCGCCGCCATGGCCCGGATCGTGTTCGACCTCGACAAGCCGACGGTGGGCCTGCTCAATGTCGGCACCGAGGAGATGAAGGGCAACGAGGCGGTGAAGGAAGCCGCGCGGCGCCTGCGCGAGACCGAATTGCCGAACCTCACCTATCACGGCTTCGTCGAGGGCAACGACCTCGGCAAGGGCACCGTCGACGTGGTGGTCACCGAAGGCTTCACCGGCAACATCGCCCTGAAGACCGCGGAAGGCACCGCCAAGCAGATCGGCAGCTACCTGCGCGCGGCCATGAGCCGGACCCTGTCGGCGAAGATCGGCTATTTCTTCGCCCGTCAGGCCTTCAAGGCCCTGCGCGACAAGATGAACCCCAGCCGGGCCAATGGCGGCGTCTTCCTCGGTCTCGAGGGCATCGTTATCAAGAGCCATGGCTCCGAAGACGCCCATGGCTTTGCAGCGGCCGTCGATCTCGCGCACGATATGGCGCGGCACGACCTGATGCGGACCATTCGCGACATGCTCGAACTCACGCCCATGGCCGCCTCCGCATGA
- a CDS encoding beta-ketoacyl-ACP synthase III yields the protein MAVTRSVVVGTGSALPARLVTNEELAKTVDTSDEWIVQRTGIRQRYLADAGETTSTLGIKAAAAALEDAGLGPDDIDLVICATSTPDHTFPSVATQIQAGLGIRSGFAFDIQAVCAGFVYGVATADKFLTSGSVRRALVVGAETFSRILDWEDRTTCVLFGDGAGAIVLEAQDGEGTSDDRGVLTSHLRSDGKHRDKLYVDGGPGSTGTTGYLRMEGKEVFRFAVGSVTDVIADAFAATGTSAGDLTWFVPHQANRRIIEASADKLGIDRSKVVLTVDRHGNTSAASIPLALDTARKDGRIKRRDLVMIEAIGGGFTWGAALIRW from the coding sequence ATGGCGGTTACACGCTCCGTAGTGGTGGGGACGGGCTCGGCCCTGCCCGCCCGCCTCGTGACCAACGAAGAGCTGGCGAAGACCGTCGACACCTCCGACGAGTGGATCGTTCAGCGCACGGGCATCCGCCAGCGCTACCTCGCGGATGCCGGCGAGACCACGTCGACGCTGGGGATCAAGGCGGCCGCGGCGGCCCTGGAGGATGCGGGGCTCGGCCCGGACGACATCGACCTCGTCATCTGCGCGACTTCCACGCCGGACCACACCTTCCCCTCGGTGGCGACCCAGATCCAAGCCGGACTCGGCATCCGGTCGGGCTTCGCCTTCGATATCCAGGCGGTCTGCGCCGGCTTCGTCTACGGTGTCGCCACCGCCGACAAATTCCTGACGAGCGGTAGCGTGCGCCGCGCCCTCGTGGTCGGCGCCGAGACGTTCTCGCGCATCCTCGACTGGGAAGACCGCACGACTTGCGTCCTGTTCGGCGACGGCGCCGGCGCGATCGTGCTCGAAGCCCAGGACGGCGAGGGGACGAGCGACGATCGCGGCGTCCTCACCAGCCATCTGCGCTCGGACGGAAAACACCGCGACAAGCTCTATGTCGATGGCGGCCCCGGCTCCACAGGGACGACGGGCTACCTGCGCATGGAGGGCAAGGAGGTCTTCCGTTTCGCGGTAGGCTCGGTGACGGATGTCATCGCCGACGCTTTCGCGGCTACGGGGACCAGCGCAGGCGACCTCACCTGGTTCGTGCCGCACCAGGCGAACCGGCGCATCATCGAGGCCTCGGCGGACAAGCTCGGCATCGACCGGAGCAAGGTCGTCCTCACCGTCGACCGGCACGGCAACACCTCCGCGGCCTCCATCCCGCTCGCCCTCGACACCGCCCGCAAGGACGGTCGAATCAAGCGCCGCGACCTCGTCATGATCGAGGCCATCGGCGGCGGCTTCACCTGGGGCGCCGCGCTCATCCGCTGGTGA